In Pseudofrankia saprophytica, one genomic interval encodes:
- a CDS encoding acetyl-CoA C-acetyltransferase: MDAWIVDAVRTPRGKGRPDGALHDIHPQELLAQCLRALAGRVGFDPAEVEDVVAGNGIFAGDHGDCIGRLSTLLAGWPETVPGMTLNRFCGSGQQAVTIAATGVASGAQDLVVAGGVESMSRWGLAAGSATIDGQNPALRALFPTVPQGISADLIATLAGLGRADVDAFAVTSQDRAARAVAEGRFDRGIIPVTDPDGKVLLDRDEHPRPGTTLEGLARLRPAFAAAGATRPDGEARTYDELALTRYPRAGHVEHVHHAGNSSGVVDGAAAVVVASDAWVRANGVTPRARVRATAAVGSEPVIMLTAPAPAARRCLAKAGMAAGDIDLWEINEAFAAVALTTIDDLGLDPDRVNVNGGAIALGHPIGATGAMLLGTVLDELERQDLTAGLVTMCTGGGMGTATIIERI; encoded by the coding sequence ATGGACGCCTGGATCGTCGACGCGGTCCGGACCCCGCGCGGCAAGGGGCGGCCCGACGGCGCGCTGCACGACATACACCCGCAGGAGTTGCTGGCGCAGTGCCTGCGCGCGCTGGCCGGCCGGGTCGGCTTCGACCCGGCCGAGGTCGAGGACGTCGTCGCCGGCAACGGCATCTTCGCCGGCGACCACGGCGACTGCATCGGACGGCTCTCGACGCTGCTCGCGGGCTGGCCGGAGACGGTGCCCGGCATGACGCTGAACCGCTTCTGCGGCTCCGGGCAGCAGGCCGTCACCATCGCCGCGACCGGGGTCGCGAGCGGGGCGCAGGACCTCGTCGTCGCCGGCGGGGTGGAGTCGATGTCGCGCTGGGGCCTCGCCGCCGGCTCGGCCACCATCGACGGCCAGAACCCGGCGCTGCGCGCGCTGTTCCCCACCGTGCCGCAGGGCATCTCGGCCGACCTCATCGCCACCCTCGCCGGCCTGGGCCGCGCGGACGTCGACGCCTTCGCCGTCACCAGCCAGGACCGCGCCGCGCGCGCGGTCGCCGAGGGCCGGTTCGACCGCGGGATCATCCCGGTCACCGACCCAGACGGCAAGGTGCTGCTGGACCGCGACGAGCACCCCCGCCCCGGGACGACGCTCGAGGGGCTCGCCCGGCTGCGGCCGGCGTTCGCGGCGGCCGGCGCGACCCGGCCGGACGGCGAGGCGCGCACCTACGACGAGCTCGCCCTGACGCGCTACCCGCGAGCCGGCCACGTCGAGCACGTCCACCACGCCGGCAACTCCTCCGGGGTCGTCGATGGCGCCGCCGCCGTGGTCGTGGCGTCCGACGCGTGGGTGCGGGCCAACGGGGTCACCCCGCGCGCCCGGGTCCGCGCCACCGCGGCGGTCGGGTCCGAGCCGGTCATCATGCTCACAGCGCCCGCGCCCGCCGCGCGGCGTTGCCTGGCCAAGGCCGGGATGGCGGCCGGCGACATCGACCTCTGGGAGATCAACGAGGCGTTCGCCGCGGTCGCGCTCACGACGATCGACGACCTCGGCCTCGACCCGGACCGGGTGAACGTGAACGGCGGCGCCATCGCGCTCGGCCACCCGATCGGCGCGACCGGCGCGATGCTGCTCGGCACCGTTCTCGACGAGCTGGAGCGCCAGGACCTGACGGCGGGCCTGGTCACCATGTGCACCGGTGGCGGCATGGGCACCGCCACCATCATCGAGCGGATCTGA
- a CDS encoding enoyl-CoA hydratase/isomerase family protein — MVASRVSRSGESTSRDGAPTLLVDRSEGVAVLRLNRPHRLNALDASLVAALRATCAAIADDGDVRVVVLTGAGRGFCSGIDVRDFGGDVPDAAAPAIERMRFQEMMAALPQVVRDLPQPVVAAVNGPAFGGGLALCLAADVRICAASATFGNAAIRLGLSGAEMGMSYHLPRVVGTSIAADWMLTGRTVAADEALRSGLVSAVHLDGDLWEQAMRTAGLIASHAPLATRMTKRALAQNTDAPSLAAAIELENRNQVITHATDEAAAARAAWSGR; from the coding sequence ATGGTGGCGTCGCGGGTGTCCAGGTCTGGGGAGTCGACCTCGCGGGACGGGGCGCCGACGCTGCTGGTCGACCGGTCCGAGGGCGTGGCCGTGCTGCGGCTCAATCGTCCCCACCGGCTCAACGCCCTCGACGCGTCGCTGGTGGCCGCGCTGCGCGCGACCTGCGCGGCGATCGCCGACGACGGCGACGTCCGGGTGGTCGTGCTGACCGGGGCCGGCCGGGGATTCTGCTCGGGCATCGACGTCCGCGACTTCGGCGGCGACGTCCCGGACGCGGCGGCGCCCGCGATCGAGCGCATGCGGTTCCAGGAGATGATGGCGGCGCTCCCGCAGGTCGTGCGGGACCTGCCGCAGCCGGTCGTCGCCGCGGTCAACGGGCCGGCGTTCGGGGGTGGGCTCGCCCTCTGCCTCGCCGCCGACGTGCGGATCTGCGCCGCGTCCGCGACATTCGGCAACGCCGCGATCCGGCTCGGGCTGTCCGGGGCGGAGATGGGGATGAGCTACCACCTGCCGCGCGTCGTCGGCACCAGCATCGCCGCCGACTGGATGCTCACCGGGCGGACGGTCGCGGCCGACGAGGCCCTGCGCAGTGGACTGGTGAGCGCTGTCCACCTCGACGGCGATCTGTGGGAGCAGGCCATGCGGACCGCCGGGCTGATCGCGTCGCACGCGCCGCTCGCCACGCGGATGACGAAACGCGCCCTCGCGCAGAACACCGACGCGCCCAGCCTCGCGGCCGCGATCGAGCTGGAGAACCGCAACCAGGTGATCACCCATGCCACCGACGAGGCGGCCGCGGCGCGCGCGGCGTGGAGCGGGCGCTGA